The Fibrobacter sp. UWT2 genome includes a window with the following:
- a CDS encoding NAD(P)H-dependent oxidoreductase subunit E, with protein MTQHIQGAVQFVSNNHLKFDGPSEAIPALPDPGQTFGYVNKPVPQPAPKEVLAKLDTPEIKERCADLLSRYPVGQGALLEVLWLVQGVFGWVPTEGIRWAANVCGCAPAHALGVATFYTMYNHAPKGKFLLQFCRNISCAIKGAQPLIKYVENKLGVKSGETTPDGMFTVLQVECLGSCGNGPMMLVNDDFATDVIDGQLKMKRGTTLTEASIDRIIDWCKAHANNIPKHDVLGGIVKGHGGHPGAPGATAKPQVADYAPPSPVLNVKAEADENGATLTWKGAPEFTKIVVEKKDGSNWVAVGEPGVKDKAFVDAAGKVGDVYRMIATSGERTAKPSKEAVTTQKPAPVEEAK; from the coding sequence ATGACACAACATATTCAAGGTGCAGTTCAGTTTGTATCGAATAACCATTTGAAGTTCGACGGCCCGAGCGAAGCGATTCCCGCTCTCCCGGATCCGGGTCAGACTTTTGGCTACGTGAACAAGCCTGTTCCGCAGCCCGCTCCGAAGGAAGTGCTCGCAAAGCTCGACACTCCTGAAATCAAGGAACGTTGCGCCGACTTGCTCAGCCGTTATCCGGTGGGCCAGGGCGCTCTGCTTGAAGTTCTTTGGCTGGTGCAGGGCGTGTTCGGTTGGGTTCCGACCGAAGGTATCCGTTGGGCTGCAAACGTTTGCGGTTGCGCTCCGGCTCATGCTCTCGGTGTCGCCACTTTCTATACCATGTATAATCACGCCCCGAAGGGCAAGTTCCTGTTGCAGTTCTGCCGCAACATCAGCTGCGCCATTAAGGGTGCACAGCCGCTGATCAAGTATGTCGAAAACAAGCTTGGCGTTAAGTCCGGCGAAACGACTCCTGATGGCATGTTTACTGTGCTCCAGGTGGAATGCCTCGGTAGCTGCGGTAACGGCCCGATGATGCTGGTGAACGATGACTTCGCCACCGACGTTATTGACGGTCAGCTCAAGATGAAGCGCGGTACGACTCTTACCGAAGCAAGCATCGATCGCATTATCGATTGGTGCAAGGCCCACGCCAACAACATTCCGAAGCACGACGTGCTCGGCGGAATCGTGAAGGGCCACGGCGGTCACCCCGGTGCTCCGGGCGCTACGGCAAAGCCGCAGGTCGCCGACTACGCTCCGCCTTCTCCGGTTTTGAACGTGAAGGCTGAAGCTGACGAAAACGGCGCCACCCTTACTTGGAAGGGCGCTCCTGAATTCACGAAGATTGTCGTCGAAAAGAAGGACGGCAGCAACTGGGTCGCTGTCGGTGAACCCGGCGTGAAGGACAAGGCTTTTGTGGACGCAGCCGGTAAGGTCGGCGATGTGTACCGCATGATTGCCACTTCGGGCGAACGCACTGCAAAACCTTCCAAGGAAGCGGTTACCACTCAGAAGCCCGCTCCGGTAGAGGAGGCTAAGTAA
- the nuoF gene encoding NADH-quinone oxidoreductase subunit NuoF: protein MAEVVKVCTGNFGKGAQDIEVYKKLGGYANISDRLFNMSQFEVIDYVQRSGLRGRGGAGFPTGMKWSFVPRNSGKPVYIVVNADEGEGGTFKDHFLMMEDPHRLIEGLIIAAWALGSRAAYIYCRGEFLPCIESLNKALNQAYAAGYLGENICGTKFSFDIFVHRGAGAYICGEETALINSLEGQKGQPRLKPPFPAVSGAWKSPTCVNNVETIMALPWIFQHEPEEYAKMGTPRAGGTKVFCISGDVKNPGVYEAPLGTPMMTMINDYAGGVVGGNLKAVLPGGSSCAPLNAGECAVATMDYECLASMKTMFGSGAMIVINDTHNMAELLNVLGNFYSHESCGQCTPCREGTGLLHRILNQIVEGKGHDGDVELMQSLSGGFGGVTICPLSISLGGPVSSYTAKFRADFDELIAKNPEHAKPRVQENYRPGIFW from the coding sequence ATGGCTGAAGTAGTAAAAGTTTGTACAGGAAATTTTGGCAAGGGCGCCCAGGACATTGAAGTCTACAAGAAGTTGGGCGGCTACGCAAACATTTCGGATCGCTTGTTCAACATGAGCCAGTTCGAAGTGATTGACTACGTGCAGCGTTCCGGTCTCCGTGGCCGTGGCGGTGCAGGCTTCCCGACCGGTATGAAGTGGAGCTTTGTTCCGCGCAATTCCGGCAAGCCCGTGTACATCGTGGTGAACGCTGACGAAGGCGAAGGCGGTACGTTCAAGGATCACTTCCTGATGATGGAAGATCCGCACCGCTTGATCGAAGGCTTGATTATTGCAGCTTGGGCTCTCGGTAGCCGAGCCGCATACATCTACTGCCGTGGCGAATTCCTGCCTTGCATCGAAAGCTTGAACAAGGCTTTGAATCAGGCGTACGCCGCCGGTTACCTCGGCGAAAATATTTGCGGGACCAAGTTCAGTTTCGATATCTTTGTTCACCGTGGCGCTGGCGCCTACATTTGCGGTGAAGAAACTGCTCTTATCAACTCGCTCGAAGGCCAGAAGGGTCAGCCCCGCCTCAAACCTCCTTTCCCGGCGGTGAGCGGTGCATGGAAGTCTCCGACTTGCGTGAACAACGTCGAAACCATCATGGCTCTCCCGTGGATTTTCCAGCATGAACCCGAAGAATACGCCAAGATGGGTACGCCGCGCGCCGGTGGTACCAAGGTGTTCTGCATCTCGGGCGACGTGAAGAATCCGGGTGTGTACGAAGCTCCGCTCGGCACTCCGATGATGACGATGATTAACGATTATGCCGGCGGTGTCGTGGGCGGAAACCTGAAGGCTGTGCTTCCGGGTGGTTCTTCTTGCGCTCCGCTGAACGCAGGCGAATGTGCCGTAGCCACGATGGACTACGAATGCCTCGCCTCGATGAAGACGATGTTCGGTTCGGGCGCCATGATTGTGATTAACGATACGCACAACATGGCTGAACTCCTGAACGTGCTCGGCAACTTCTACAGCCACGAATCTTGCGGCCAGTGCACTCCGTGCCGCGAAGGTACGGGCCTTCTGCACCGCATTCTGAACCAGATTGTGGAAGGCAAGGGTCACGATGGCGACGTGGAACTGATGCAGAGCCTGAGTGGTGGATTTGGCGGCGTGACGATTTGCCCGCTTTCCATTTCTCTCGGCGGCCCGGTGTCTAGCTACACCGCAAAGTTCAGAGCCGACTTCGATGAATTAATCGCAAAGAACCCCGAACATGCCAAGCCGCGTGTTCAGGAAAACTATCGTCCTGGAATTTTCTGGTAA
- a CDS encoding 2Fe-2S iron-sulfur cluster-binding protein, producing the protein MSNFYNMPKLPTENSPKVEIFVDDKAVMVPGDTNLLEALKAVGIETPHVCYHPYLPVSGNCRQCLVEQEGPRGRMLVIACYTPVAPGMKIYTPASSARVKNARKATQEFMLVNHPLDCPICDKAGECTLQENFMEAGQNESRMRPEYGKNYHGNPAHQFIDAKGQLRGGKHVDLGPRVLLDEERCVQCDRCVRFMRTIAGSEQLQLAGRADHTYITTFPGEKLDHEYDLCVTDVCPVGAMTAKYFRFQKRVWLLSHTPTISMDDSLGANIWLDYADGHIYRVMPRCNPEVNRSWLSNTSRLAFQNFDKNRLPSMDLDAVKAAIKNGGKVALVAGGSCTNEDLAALRVLKEALGDSAELFGGTFKKVGAPDGIAMSGDPLANRAGFKLLGIPDNNLDNLVDRCRKDVVKRAPEFKVLITVNADLFGEGGEVTAALETIPTRIALSAFDDATSKKATLAFGIRHWSEVQGTMVNSMNILQKLNACPVCPDENLCPAYEVLSELAGCKFESAFAAFKKAGEYASALAGLSYDTIKSTGKLLEGGNA; encoded by the coding sequence ATGAGTAACTTCTACAACATGCCGAAACTCCCGACCGAGAATAGCCCGAAGGTGGAAATCTTCGTGGACGACAAGGCGGTGATGGTTCCTGGCGATACGAACCTCCTCGAAGCCCTCAAGGCTGTCGGGATTGAAACTCCCCACGTATGTTACCACCCGTATTTGCCGGTGTCCGGTAACTGCCGCCAGTGCCTGGTGGAACAAGAAGGCCCCCGCGGTCGCATGCTGGTGATTGCCTGCTATACGCCGGTGGCTCCGGGTATGAAAATCTACACGCCGGCATCCAGCGCCCGTGTGAAGAATGCCCGCAAGGCAACCCAGGAATTTATGCTGGTGAACCACCCGCTCGATTGCCCGATTTGCGACAAGGCCGGTGAATGCACCTTGCAAGAAAACTTTATGGAAGCGGGCCAGAACGAATCCCGCATGCGTCCCGAATACGGCAAGAACTACCACGGCAATCCGGCTCACCAGTTCATTGATGCCAAGGGGCAGCTCCGTGGCGGTAAGCACGTGGATCTCGGTCCCCGCGTCTTGCTTGACGAAGAACGCTGCGTGCAGTGCGACCGTTGCGTGCGCTTTATGCGTACCATTGCCGGTTCCGAACAGCTGCAACTTGCTGGCCGTGCTGACCACACTTACATTACTACGTTCCCGGGCGAAAAGCTGGATCACGAATACGACTTGTGCGTCACCGACGTTTGCCCGGTAGGCGCCATGACCGCAAAGTACTTCCGCTTCCAGAAGCGCGTTTGGTTGCTTTCCCACACGCCGACGATTTCGATGGACGACTCCTTGGGCGCAAACATTTGGCTTGATTACGCCGACGGTCACATCTATCGCGTCATGCCGCGTTGCAACCCCGAAGTGAACCGCAGCTGGCTTTCTAACACCAGCCGTCTCGCATTCCAGAACTTCGACAAGAACCGCCTCCCGTCTATGGACCTGGATGCGGTGAAGGCTGCCATTAAGAACGGGGGCAAGGTCGCCCTCGTTGCCGGTGGCTCTTGCACGAACGAAGATCTCGCTGCGCTCCGCGTGCTTAAGGAAGCCTTGGGCGACTCCGCCGAACTCTTCGGCGGCACCTTCAAGAAGGTGGGTGCCCCCGACGGTATCGCCATGAGTGGCGACCCGCTTGCTAACCGCGCCGGTTTCAAGCTGCTCGGCATCCCCGATAACAACCTTGACAATCTCGTCGATCGTTGCAGAAAGGATGTCGTGAAGAGAGCTCCTGAATTCAAGGTGCTTATTACGGTGAATGCTGATCTCTTCGGCGAAGGTGGCGAAGTTACTGCCGCTCTCGAAACGATTCCGACTCGCATTGCTCTCTCGGCATTCGACGATGCAACCTCCAAGAAGGCCACGCTGGCTTTCGGTATTCGTCACTGGAGCGAAGTCCAGGGCACTATGGTGAACAGCATGAACATTCTTCAGAAGCTGAATGCCTGCCCGGTTTGCCCCGACGAAAACCTTTGCCCCGCTTACGAAGTGCTCTCTGAACTTGCCGGTTGCAAGTTCGAAAGCGCTTTCGCTGCCTTCAAGAAGGCGGGCGAGTACGCAAGCGCCTTGGCTGGACTCTCTTACGATACCATCAAGAGCACTGGCAAGTTGCTCGAAGGAGGTAACGCCTAA
- a CDS encoding complex I subunit 1 family protein codes for MDIIESKTWVEWVITIAKFGFCFVPVLYILLLIPMERRGAGFMQDRQGPNRSYIKVPFFGKVRLFGYVQNMCDGTKLFFKEMFAPSGSKKFLYYVAPAIPFAIVFLSPCVIPWFGPMVFEWGGKVVRIAGPIVDSEVGILLLFGFSSLSAYGAVLAGLSSRSKYSYLGSLRTTAMTISYEVCQGLSMMGLLLLAGSFSLTDIVSWQEHHVWGIVAQPVAFFCFLIATIAETGRAPFDVAEGEPELVAGYHTEYGAMQFGLFYMGEYSHICISSLLVATLFLGGYSVPFVTTETIQTHMGGSLAILCWVMAFLGLAFLHMIYRYSRKLAASKQSNKMEILQEYKLYKTVAWLVTAAFIAAGVCSWLYYNPEYSMVNGVVVNSLGAALGTAAIHLLVLLAKSVFFCWVWIWVRWTLPRFRYDHIMHLGWKIILNIAILNLIVTAVVAKLLGGN; via the coding sequence ATGGATATTATTGAATCCAAAACTTGGGTGGAATGGGTCATTACCATCGCAAAGTTTGGTTTCTGCTTTGTGCCGGTTCTCTATATTCTGCTCCTGATTCCTATGGAACGTCGTGGTGCAGGTTTTATGCAGGACCGCCAGGGCCCGAACCGCTCTTACATCAAGGTTCCGTTCTTCGGTAAGGTTCGCCTGTTCGGTTATGTGCAGAACATGTGCGACGGTACCAAGCTTTTCTTCAAGGAAATGTTTGCTCCGAGCGGTTCCAAGAAGTTCCTCTACTATGTGGCTCCGGCAATCCCGTTTGCCATCGTGTTCCTTAGCCCGTGTGTGATTCCGTGGTTTGGTCCGATGGTGTTCGAATGGGGTGGTAAGGTCGTCCGTATTGCAGGTCCGATTGTCGATTCCGAAGTGGGCATCCTGTTGCTCTTCGGTTTCAGCTCCCTCTCTGCTTACGGTGCCGTTCTCGCTGGTCTTAGCTCTCGTTCCAAGTACAGCTACCTCGGTTCCTTGCGTACCACTGCAATGACCATTAGCTACGAAGTCTGCCAGGGCCTTTCCATGATGGGTCTCCTGTTGCTCGCAGGTTCCTTCAGCCTCACCGATATCGTGAGCTGGCAAGAACACCATGTGTGGGGCATTGTGGCTCAGCCGGTGGCTTTCTTCTGCTTCTTGATTGCGACGATTGCTGAAACGGGTCGTGCTCCGTTCGACGTGGCCGAAGGTGAACCGGAACTCGTTGCCGGTTATCACACCGAATATGGCGCCATGCAGTTCGGCTTGTTCTACATGGGTGAATACTCCCACATTTGCATCAGCAGCCTTTTGGTGGCAACCCTCTTCTTGGGCGGCTACTCGGTTCCGTTTGTAACGACCGAAACCATCCAGACCCATATGGGTGGCTCTCTCGCCATTCTCTGCTGGGTGATGGCATTCCTCGGTCTTGCTTTCCTCCACATGATTTACCGCTATTCTCGCAAGCTTGCCGCTTCCAAGCAGAGCAACAAGATGGAAATCTTGCAGGAATACAAACTTTACAAGACGGTGGCCTGGCTTGTTACTGCAGCCTTCATCGCTGCTGGCGTTTGCTCCTGGCTCTACTACAACCCGGAATACTCCATGGTTAACGGCGTTGTGGTGAACAGCCTCGGTGCTGCTCTCGGTACTGCCGCCATTCATCTGTTGGTGCTCCTCGCCAAGAGCGTGTTCTTCTGCTGGGTGTGGATTTGGGTTCGCTGGACTCTCCCGCGCTTCCGCTACGACCACATTATGCATCTCGGCTGGAAGATTATCTTGAACATCGCTATTTTGAACCTCATTGTGACCGCCGTGGTTGCAAAGCTTTTGGGAGGTAACTAA
- a CDS encoding NADH-quinone oxidoreductase subunit I → MARVIKQRPMNWVERLYIFEAIRGLWTTLKHAARGLFRYEQLPTISYPEGQPEVLSSYRAKHRLMLRPDGTPRCVACGMCAAACPAHCIYIEATASDDPRIEKKVKRFDIDHLTCVFCGLCVEACPVDALRMDTKEIIFEHRTREEFVANLKTLTSWDPKDYPEDEQSQKAPGGTKNAQARAVWGMEVK, encoded by the coding sequence ATGGCCCGCGTTATTAAACAAAGACCCATGAACTGGGTGGAACGCCTCTACATTTTCGAGGCCATTCGCGGTTTGTGGACGACTCTCAAGCACGCCGCCCGCGGTCTGTTCCGCTACGAACAATTGCCGACTATTTCTTATCCGGAAGGTCAGCCCGAAGTTCTTAGCAGCTATCGCGCCAAGCATCGCCTGATGTTGCGCCCCGATGGTACCCCCCGTTGCGTGGCCTGCGGCATGTGCGCTGCAGCTTGCCCCGCTCACTGTATTTATATCGAAGCTACTGCCAGTGACGATCCGCGTATCGAAAAGAAGGTGAAGCGCTTTGATATCGACCATTTGACTTGCGTGTTCTGCGGCCTTTGCGTTGAAGCCTGCCCGGTGGACGCTCTCCGCATGGATACCAAGGAAATCATCTTTGAACATCGCACCCGCGAAGAATTCGTGGCAAACCTCAAGACTCTCACGAGCTGGGATCCGAAGGATTACCCCGAAGATGAACAGAGCCAGAAGGCTCCGGGTGGAACAAAGAATGCCCAGGCGCGCGCTGTCTGGGGAATGGAGGTAAAGTAA
- a CDS encoding NADH-quinone oxidoreductase subunit J — MLALIYFIVLAAIAVVASLGVLFSKHPLYGGLSLVLTMLSLAGIYGLVGSPFIGVVQIMVYAGAIMMLLVFVISVLNAAKDSKTPMFDGVSIFVVIAALALAGLVGFALVLSPMGFDVTTLRGSVEMTSKNLFDTSKTGPGYFVLFEVLGLLLLSSMGAAVLMAKKRLGSEVSEEDHKEDK, encoded by the coding sequence ATGCTTGCCCTGATTTATTTCATTGTTCTCGCTGCGATTGCCGTGGTTGCCTCTCTTGGCGTGCTTTTCTCGAAGCACCCGTTGTACGGCGGTCTTTCGCTGGTGCTCACCATGCTTTCCCTTGCGGGCATTTACGGCCTCGTAGGTAGCCCCTTTATCGGTGTGGTGCAGATCATGGTCTACGCCGGCGCTATCATGATGCTCCTGGTATTCGTGATTTCCGTCTTGAACGCCGCGAAGGATTCCAAGACGCCCATGTTCGATGGCGTGTCCATCTTCGTGGTCATTGCGGCGCTTGCCCTTGCCGGTCTCGTGGGTTTTGCCCTGGTGCTTTCTCCCATGGGTTTCGACGTCACGACGCTCCGTGGTTCTGTGGAAATGACTTCCAAGAATCTTTTCGATACTTCGAAGACGGGTCCCGGTTACTTCGTGTTGTTCGAAGTGCTTGGCCTGTTGCTGCTTTCTTCCATGGGTGCGGCTGTGCTGATGGCTAAGAAGCGCTTGGGCTCCGAGGTCTCTGAAGAAGATCATAAGGAGGATAAGTAA
- the nuoK gene encoding NADH-quinone oxidoreductase subunit NuoK yields MELQPIYIQILALVIFTIGLIVALSRRNVFFVLMGIELALNAVNLSFVGFAKTLPADLSVAGQIFPLFSIAVAAAEACVGLALVILIFRNRESVDSDNYSNMKG; encoded by the coding sequence ATGGAACTCCAACCGATTTACATCCAGATTCTTGCCCTGGTGATTTTCACCATCGGCTTGATTGTCGCCCTTTCTCGCCGCAATGTGTTCTTTGTGCTCATGGGTATTGAACTTGCGCTCAATGCCGTGAACCTTTCCTTTGTGGGCTTTGCAAAGACGCTTCCGGCCGACTTGAGCGTGGCGGGCCAAATCTTCCCGCTGTTCTCGATTGCCGTCGCTGCTGCCGAAGCTTGCGTGGGCCTCGCTCTTGTCATCCTCATTTTCCGCAACCGTGAAAGTGTCGATTCCGACAACTATTCCAATATGAAGGGGTAA
- the nuoL gene encoding NADH-quinone oxidoreductase subunit L: MTNLPLWIIPLFPLLGTILLGAIAVISSGSKKGPSEGFVGALSVLFPVVSFVFVVILAFGMPDGGIRETLCNWIDIPMLKVDIGFLFDGLSRVMLLFVTGIGSLIALYSIGYMHGDRGFTRFFAYINLFLFSMIVLVLSDSLLLTFLGWEGVGLCSYLLIGFWNHDLNNCKAANKAFIVNRVGDIGFLLGMLCLATLGGSAVLNYDALNKFIEMLLAGGHVELAAPILAIAGLLFFVGCTGKSAQIPLLTWLPDAMAGPTPVSALIHAATMVTSGVYLLARLSRMFVLIPEVLIIILIVGMLTAFWAAVAGLFQNDIKKVLAYSTISQLGYMFMAAGASAFDASIFHVFTHAFFKAALFLGAGAVIHSLAGEQDMRRMGGLIKKTPVTACVMIFAFLAIIGFPGFAGFWSKDLILERLYTNAPFGEVFYFAGLLTAVITAVYMGRLIIMTFFGEYRGSKESEEHIHEAPASMLIPMVILAFGAVFAGYLWADSMGIKFFANTLAPVVGEAQNYSLGSATHHVNALTFACFGTAAALLGMIIAYALYGRTRIPRIPAKLSSAPVGAKADWTFFFDYIHEIFIVMTKAAAFIADMFVDKVLQGIQWTVGSIVEIIGDGVSSFQVRKVRVQLTLSLVGVAALVAVVLLTGGLF, from the coding sequence ATGACAAATTTACCGCTTTGGATAATTCCTCTTTTCCCGCTTCTCGGAACGATTCTTCTGGGTGCGATTGCCGTGATTTCTTCGGGGAGCAAGAAAGGCCCCTCTGAAGGTTTTGTGGGCGCCCTCTCGGTGCTGTTCCCGGTGGTATCCTTTGTGTTCGTGGTGATTCTTGCTTTCGGTATGCCCGATGGCGGTATCCGCGAAACGCTTTGCAACTGGATTGACATCCCGATGCTCAAGGTCGATATCGGATTCCTGTTCGACGGCCTTTCTCGCGTGATGCTCCTGTTCGTGACCGGTATCGGTTCGCTCATCGCTCTCTACTCGATTGGTTACATGCACGGTGACCGCGGCTTTACCCGCTTCTTCGCCTACATTAACCTCTTCCTGTTCAGCATGATCGTGCTCGTACTTTCCGACAGCTTGCTCCTCACCTTCCTCGGTTGGGAAGGCGTGGGCCTTTGCTCCTACTTGCTGATCGGTTTCTGGAACCACGACTTGAACAACTGCAAGGCCGCTAACAAGGCCTTCATCGTGAACCGCGTGGGTGATATCGGCTTCTTGCTCGGTATGCTTTGCCTTGCAACGCTGGGTGGCTCCGCCGTTTTGAATTACGATGCCTTGAACAAGTTCATTGAAATGCTTCTTGCTGGTGGCCATGTGGAACTTGCCGCTCCGATCCTTGCGATTGCGGGCCTTCTGTTCTTCGTGGGTTGCACGGGTAAGTCCGCTCAGATTCCGCTCCTCACCTGGCTCCCGGATGCCATGGCTGGTCCGACTCCTGTGTCTGCCCTCATCCATGCCGCTACTATGGTGACCTCTGGCGTGTACCTGCTGGCTCGTCTCAGCCGCATGTTCGTTCTTATTCCTGAAGTGCTCATCATCATCTTGATTGTGGGTATGCTTACCGCTTTCTGGGCTGCAGTTGCAGGTCTCTTCCAGAACGACATCAAGAAGGTGCTGGCCTACTCGACCATTTCTCAGCTCGGTTACATGTTCATGGCTGCTGGCGCTTCTGCCTTCGACGCCTCGATCTTCCACGTGTTCACCCACGCCTTCTTCAAGGCTGCCCTCTTCTTGGGCGCCGGTGCCGTGATTCACTCCCTTGCGGGTGAACAGGATATGCGCCGCATGGGTGGCCTCATCAAGAAGACTCCGGTGACCGCTTGCGTGATGATTTTCGCCTTCCTCGCGATTATCGGCTTCCCGGGCTTTGCTGGTTTCTGGTCCAAGGATCTTATCTTGGAACGTCTCTATACGAACGCTCCTTTCGGTGAAGTCTTCTACTTTGCGGGTCTCCTTACGGCTGTGATTACGGCGGTCTATATGGGTCGTCTCATCATCATGACCTTCTTCGGTGAATACCGCGGTTCCAAGGAAAGCGAAGAACACATTCACGAAGCTCCGGCCAGCATGCTGATCCCGATGGTGATTCTCGCTTTCGGTGCCGTGTTTGCCGGTTACCTGTGGGCTGATTCCATGGGCATCAAGTTCTTTGCTAATACTCTTGCTCCGGTGGTGGGCGAGGCCCAGAACTACAGCTTGGGCTCTGCAACTCATCACGTGAATGCGTTGACCTTCGCCTGCTTCGGCACGGCTGCCGCTCTGCTCGGTATGATTATTGCCTACGCGCTTTACGGCCGTACTCGCATCCCGCGCATTCCGGCTAAGTTGAGCAGCGCTCCTGTTGGCGCCAAGGCTGACTGGACGTTCTTCTTCGACTACATCCATGAAATTTTCATTGTCATGACCAAGGCTGCAGCCTTTATCGCTGACATGTTTGTCGATAAGGTCCTGCAGGGAATTCAGTGGACCGTGGGTTCCATTGTTGAAATCATTGGTGATGGCGTGAGTTCTTTCCAGGTGCGCAAGGTGCGCGTGCAGCTTACGCTTAGCCTGGTGGGTGTCGCCGCCTTAGTTGCCGTTGTACTTTTGACCGGAGGATTGTTCTAA
- a CDS encoding NuoM family protein, with translation MLLHLLVLAPFAAAILMMATSKEDPKSSSRLAFLFGFAFVALSIALIASGNQATEAVEWFHIPGAKGAVYYYLYSHGLGAWMVFLSCALSLVALMTARNTVDKNYRNFAIGIFALMGAMNGTFLAADAVLFFFFFEAMVFPAAVLIAGFGGKERRKAAMTFAIYTLVGSAPMMVALWYLITLADNSLVLSLAVALQNLDSATQMTLLLCFLLAFLVKTPIFPFHGWQAITYAEAPAPLSAILTGAMSKAGVFGFIAWILPIFPLSMEVVDSMMWLGLATAIYGALMALRATDGKKLLAFSSMSHLGLAVAGVFSLSESMLPAVLVLLVAHGLSAGAQFYLMGIAERFAGTRDIEQLGGLASRNPVFGSLFGFLAVLSLAVPGTAGFVGEFTVLMSLWDMGPLPALAAGLCLILSATYMLRFVQKVIFGKPAREYEDGKRMTALEGSSIGVMGVLLLVFGMHPAFITNALQLFDETAVQEMNKLTHPADDAQTVEASADTTGESIVDENIAAVAQPMTEDDLRQLDSNLKANGFTDEERASLIAQLKAMSETDVADANENAESNEAKTNEEASTNE, from the coding sequence ATGCTTTTACATCTTCTTGTCCTCGCTCCTTTTGCCGCAGCCATTTTGATGATGGCTACTTCCAAGGAAGATCCGAAGTCTTCTTCTAGACTGGCCTTCCTGTTCGGCTTTGCTTTCGTTGCTCTGTCCATTGCTCTGATCGCCAGCGGCAACCAGGCTACCGAAGCTGTTGAATGGTTCCACATTCCGGGTGCCAAGGGTGCTGTTTACTACTACTTGTACAGCCATGGTCTGGGTGCCTGGATGGTGTTCCTTTCTTGCGCCCTTTCTCTTGTGGCCTTGATGACGGCTCGTAATACGGTCGACAAGAACTACCGCAACTTCGCCATCGGCATTTTTGCCTTGATGGGCGCTATGAACGGTACGTTCCTCGCCGCAGACGCAGTGCTGTTCTTCTTCTTCTTCGAAGCCATGGTGTTTCCTGCCGCAGTGCTCATTGCAGGCTTCGGTGGCAAGGAACGTCGCAAGGCCGCTATGACCTTCGCAATTTACACCCTGGTCGGTTCTGCCCCGATGATGGTTGCCCTCTGGTACCTGATTACGCTGGCAGACAACTCCCTGGTGCTTTCCTTGGCGGTGGCTCTCCAGAATCTTGATTCGGCAACGCAGATGACGCTTCTGCTTTGCTTCTTGCTCGCCTTCTTGGTGAAGACTCCGATTTTCCCGTTCCATGGCTGGCAGGCAATCACTTATGCAGAAGCTCCGGCTCCGCTTTCGGCAATCCTTACGGGTGCCATGAGTAAGGCTGGCGTGTTCGGCTTCATCGCCTGGATTCTTCCGATTTTCCCGCTTTCGATGGAAGTGGTGGATTCCATGATGTGGCTTGGCTTGGCTACGGCCATTTACGGAGCCCTGATGGCCCTCCGTGCTACTGACGGCAAGAAACTCCTCGCTTTCAGCTCCATGAGCCATTTGGGCTTGGCTGTGGCAGGCGTGTTCAGCCTCTCTGAATCCATGCTGCCGGCTGTCTTGGTGCTTTTGGTTGCTCACGGTCTTTCTGCTGGCGCCCAGTTCTACCTGATGGGTATTGCCGAACGCTTTGCCGGTACTCGCGATATCGAACAGCTCGGTGGTCTTGCTTCTCGCAACCCCGTGTTCGGTTCCCTCTTCGGATTCCTGGCGGTGCTTTCTCTCGCTGTTCCGGGAACGGCCGGATTCGTTGGCGAATTTACGGTGCTGATGTCCTTGTGGGATATGGGCCCGCTTCCGGCACTTGCCGCAGGTCTTTGCCTGATTCTTTCGGCAACCTACATGCTTCGCTTTGTGCAGAAGGTCATCTTTGGCAAGCCTGCCCGCGAATATGAAGACGGCAAGCGCATGACCGCTCTCGAAGGATCTTCGATCGGCGTGATGGGTGTCCTTCTTCTGGTGTTCGGTATGCATCCGGCCTTCATTACCAATGCGCTCCAGCTCTTTGACGAAACCGCTGTTCAGGAAATGAATAAGTTGACTCATCCTGCTGACGACGCCCAGACGGTTGAAGCTTCTGCCGATACCACTGGCGAATCCATTGTGGACGAAAACATTGCTGCCGTGGCTCAGCCCATGACCGAAGATGATTTGCGTCAGCTGGATTCCAACCTGAAGGCAAACGGCTTTACCGACGAAGAACGCGCTTCGCTGATTGCCCAGCTTAAGGCCATGAGCGAAACCGACGTCGCCGATGCGAACGAAAACGCAGAATCTAACGAGGCCAAAACAAACGAGGAGGCTTCTACCAATGAGTAA